A genomic segment from Streptomyces sp. NBC_00654 encodes:
- a CDS encoding DHA2 family efflux MFS transporter permease subunit translates to MTATAAEPKDLAPRGHPQRWLILGVICLAQLTVLLDNTVLNVAIPSLTTELDASTADVQWMINAYSLVQSGLLLTAGSSADRYGRKKMLVAGLALFGIGSLAAGLSQSSGQLIAARAGMGIGGALLITTTLAVIVQIFDDSERVKAIGLWATVSSLGFAVGPLLGGFMLDHYWWGAIFLVNIPVAVIGLIAVVRLVPESKNSQGDRPDLLGAVLSTIGMTAVVYAIISGPEHGWASGQVLLTASIGAAVLAGFVLWELHIPNPMLDMHFFRNQRFIGAVGGSILVAFGMSGSLFLLTQHLQFVLGYEPLEAGLRTAPLAITVVILNLAGVGARLVPKLGTPLTIAAGMTCLAAGLAAIALLGGHDYAGMLLGLVVMGAGISFAMPAMANAIMSAIPPEKAGVGAGVNGTLGEFGNGLGVAVLGAVLNSRFAALVPAAVGAASLPAALAAADSESEAQSIRDAFASGLETSQLVGAAAVLIGGLTAAYLLRRAERAEAARAGAGAGSASGSGFASGPASGSGSGAASGTGADREVSAQADSTGPAA, encoded by the coding sequence ATGACGGCAACCGCCGCCGAGCCCAAAGACCTTGCCCCCCGGGGCCACCCGCAGCGCTGGCTGATCCTCGGCGTCATCTGCCTCGCCCAGCTCACCGTGCTGCTCGACAACACCGTTCTGAACGTCGCGATCCCCTCCCTCACCACGGAACTGGACGCCTCCACGGCCGATGTGCAGTGGATGATCAACGCCTATTCGCTCGTGCAGTCGGGTCTGCTGCTCACCGCGGGCAGCTCGGCCGACCGCTACGGGCGCAAGAAGATGCTGGTCGCGGGTCTCGCCCTGTTCGGGATCGGTTCGCTGGCGGCCGGGCTCTCGCAGTCCTCCGGGCAGCTCATCGCGGCCCGTGCCGGGATGGGGATCGGCGGTGCGCTGCTGATCACCACCACCCTCGCCGTCATTGTCCAGATCTTCGACGACAGCGAGCGGGTGAAGGCCATCGGTCTCTGGGCGACCGTCAGCTCGCTCGGCTTCGCGGTCGGCCCGCTCCTCGGCGGGTTCATGCTCGACCACTACTGGTGGGGCGCGATCTTCCTCGTGAACATCCCGGTCGCGGTGATCGGTCTGATCGCCGTCGTCCGTCTCGTACCGGAGTCCAAGAACTCCCAGGGCGACCGCCCCGACCTGCTGGGCGCGGTGCTCTCCACCATCGGGATGACCGCGGTCGTGTACGCGATCATCTCCGGGCCGGAACACGGCTGGGCCTCCGGCCAGGTGCTGCTGACCGCGTCCATCGGGGCCGCCGTCCTCGCCGGGTTCGTCCTGTGGGAGCTGCACATCCCGAACCCGATGCTCGACATGCACTTCTTCCGGAACCAGAGGTTCATCGGCGCGGTCGGCGGTTCGATCCTGGTCGCCTTCGGGATGAGCGGATCGCTCTTCCTGCTCACGCAGCACCTTCAGTTCGTGCTCGGGTACGAGCCCCTGGAAGCCGGTCTCCGTACGGCTCCGCTCGCGATCACCGTCGTCATCCTCAACCTCGCCGGCGTGGGCGCCCGGCTCGTACCCAAGCTGGGGACGCCGCTCACCATCGCCGCCGGGATGACCTGCCTTGCGGCCGGCCTCGCGGCGATCGCCCTGCTCGGCGGCCATGACTACGCGGGCATGCTGCTCGGCCTGGTCGTGATGGGGGCGGGCATCTCGTTCGCCATGCCAGCGATGGCGAACGCCATCATGAGCGCCATCCCACCGGAGAAGGCGGGGGTGGGCGCCGGGGTCAACGGCACCCTCGGCGAGTTCGGCAACGGGCTCGGGGTTGCGGTTCTCGGCGCCGTGCTCAACTCCCGGTTCGCCGCTCTCGTGCCCGCCGCCGTCGGCGCGGCCTCGCTGCCCGCCGCGCTCGCCGCCGCCGACAGCGAGTCGGAGGCGCAGAGCATCAGGGACGCCTTCGCCTCGGGTCTGGAGACCAGCCAGCTGGTCGGTGCCGCGGCGGTGCTGATCGGCGGACTGACCGCCGCGTACCTGCTGCGCCGGGCCGAACGTGCCGAAGCGGCGCGCGCGGGCGCGGGAGCGGGTTCAGCTTCCGGTTCCGGTTTCGCCTCGGGTCCTGCCTCCGGTTCCGGTTCCGGTGCCGCTTCCGGTACCGGTGCTGACCGGGAGGTATCCGCCCAGGCAGACTCGACCGGGCCGGCGGCATAG
- a CDS encoding glycosyltransferase family 39 protein, with protein MTTSTTPPVPPPLPAPPSAPSPPVAADARWVKPAFLGLLLLVGLAYLWNLSASGYANSFYSAAVQAGSQSWKAFFFGSLDAANAITVDKPPATLWPMALSVRLFGLTSWAILVPQVLMGVATAAVLYAAVRRRFGAAAGLTAMVVFALTPVAALMFRFNNPDALLALLMTVTVCCVLRAMENGSTKWLVRAGAAVGLAFLTKTLQAFLVLPPLAVLYAVFAPGSVRARLGQLALSALTVVVAGGWWVAIVELWPASSRPYVGGSQNNSFLELTFGYNGLGRINGEETGSVGGVGGGVGGGGQGGGQGGGWGETGIGRMFNSEIGGQISWLLPAALILLAAGVWLTWKAKRTDTARAAFLAWGGSLLMTAVVFSFMAGIFHQYYTVALAPYIAALVGMGATVLWEERSRWWARGGLAATVAVTVIWSYVLLGRTPDHLPWLRWAVLTAGLVGAAGLLLAGRAGRRLALAAVALSSVASLAGPAAYTVSTLNTGHQGSIVTAGPSGASGFGGPGGGGRGGPGGGGARGDGGGMRGGTQPPGQPNQRGGGVGQPPTGGGPGQNQGQGQNQGNSRQGTVAGTPPGAMGEGGPAGPGGMDGMGGGGMGGLLNGASVSAEARKLLEKSADAYTWSAAAIGSQNAASYQLATGDPVMAIGGFNGSDPSPTLAQFKKYVTDGRIHYFISGGGGGGGMGGGGMGGAGTSSQISSWVTENFKEVTVGSATFYDLTEPAT; from the coding sequence ATGACCACGAGCACCACCCCGCCGGTTCCCCCACCGCTCCCCGCGCCGCCGTCCGCACCGAGCCCTCCGGTGGCCGCCGACGCCCGCTGGGTGAAGCCCGCGTTCCTCGGTCTGCTGCTTCTCGTGGGGCTGGCGTACCTGTGGAATCTCAGCGCCTCCGGCTACGCCAATTCCTTCTACTCCGCCGCCGTTCAGGCCGGCAGCCAGAGCTGGAAGGCGTTCTTCTTCGGCTCGCTGGACGCCGCCAACGCCATCACCGTCGACAAACCCCCGGCGACCCTCTGGCCGATGGCCCTGTCCGTGCGTCTCTTCGGACTCACTTCCTGGGCGATCCTCGTCCCGCAGGTGCTGATGGGCGTGGCCACGGCCGCCGTGCTGTACGCCGCCGTACGACGCCGTTTCGGCGCTGCCGCCGGGCTGACCGCCATGGTGGTCTTCGCACTGACCCCGGTCGCCGCGCTGATGTTCCGCTTCAACAACCCGGATGCCCTGCTCGCGCTCCTGATGACCGTCACCGTCTGCTGCGTCCTGCGGGCGATGGAGAACGGCAGCACGAAGTGGCTCGTCCGGGCGGGGGCCGCCGTCGGGCTCGCGTTCCTGACGAAGACCCTGCAGGCCTTCCTGGTCCTGCCGCCGCTGGCGGTGCTGTACGCGGTGTTCGCGCCCGGTTCCGTACGCGCAAGGCTCGGCCAACTCGCCCTGTCCGCCCTCACGGTGGTCGTCGCGGGCGGCTGGTGGGTGGCGATCGTCGAGCTGTGGCCCGCCTCCTCGCGACCGTACGTCGGTGGCTCCCAGAACAACTCGTTCCTGGAACTCACCTTCGGCTACAACGGTCTCGGCCGGATCAACGGCGAGGAGACCGGCAGCGTCGGAGGCGTCGGAGGCGGCGTCGGAGGCGGCGGCCAGGGCGGCGGCCAGGGCGGCGGCTGGGGGGAGACCGGCATCGGCCGGATGTTCAACTCCGAGATCGGCGGCCAGATCTCGTGGCTGCTGCCCGCCGCGCTGATCCTGCTGGCCGCGGGTGTCTGGCTGACCTGGAAGGCGAAGCGGACGGACACGGCCCGTGCGGCCTTCCTCGCCTGGGGCGGATCGCTGCTCATGACCGCGGTCGTCTTCAGCTTCATGGCGGGGATCTTCCACCAGTACTACACGGTGGCGCTGGCGCCGTACATCGCCGCTCTCGTCGGCATGGGCGCCACGGTCCTGTGGGAGGAACGGTCCAGGTGGTGGGCGCGCGGCGGGCTCGCCGCCACCGTCGCCGTCACGGTGATCTGGTCGTACGTCCTGCTGGGGCGCACCCCGGACCATCTGCCCTGGCTGCGGTGGGCCGTCCTGACCGCCGGCCTGGTGGGTGCGGCCGGGCTGCTGCTCGCCGGACGGGCCGGGCGCCGGCTCGCGCTGGCCGCGGTGGCGCTGAGCTCCGTCGCGTCGCTGGCCGGGCCGGCCGCGTACACGGTCAGCACGCTGAACACCGGGCACCAGGGGTCGATCGTCACGGCGGGACCGTCGGGCGCGAGCGGTTTCGGCGGGCCGGGCGGAGGCGGCCGGGGCGGTCCCGGTGGCGGCGGTGCCCGGGGCGACGGCGGTGGAATGCGCGGCGGTACGCAGCCTCCGGGACAGCCGAACCAGCGGGGTGGCGGTGTGGGACAGCCACCGACCGGCGGCGGTCCGGGCCAGAACCAGGGACAGGGCCAGAACCAGGGCAACAGTCGTCAGGGCACTGTTGCCGGCACCCCGCCCGGGGCCATGGGCGAGGGCGGCCCGGCCGGTCCGGGCGGCATGGACGGCATGGGCGGCGGTGGCATGGGTGGGCTGCTGAACGGTGCGTCCGTCAGCGCCGAGGCCAGGAAACTCCTGGAGAAGAGCGCCGACGCCTACACCTGGTCGGCCGCCGCCATCGGATCCCAGAACGCCGCGAGCTATCAACTCGCCACCGGGGACCCGGTGATGGCGATCGGCGGGTTCAACGGCAGTGACCCCTCCCCGACGCTCGCACAGTTCAAGAAGTACGTGACGGACGGCAGGATCCACTACTTCATCTCGGGAGGTGGCGGAGGCGGCGGTATGGGTGGCGGCGGTATGGGCGGCGCCGGGACGTCCTCGCAGATCTCCTCATGGGTGACGGAGAACTTCAAGGAGGTCACCGTCGGCAGCGCCACCTTCTACGACCTGACCGAGCCCGCCACCTGA
- a CDS encoding bifunctional glycosyltransferase family 2/GtrA family protein: protein MPAREHLLAGEAGEAGEADAAGVPVLDVVVPVHNEEQDLEPCVLRLHDHLARTFPYRFRITVADNASTDRTPQVAAALAAALPEVRSYRLEEKGRGRALRTVWSHSDSPVLAYMDVDLSTDLNALLPLVAPLISGHSDLAIGSRLACGSRVVRGSRREFISRAYNLILRSSLAARFSDAQCGFKAVRREVAERLLPMVEDTGWFFDTEMLVLAERAGLRIHEVPVDWVDDPDSSVHIVRTATEDLKGVWRVGRALAVGALPLDRLARPFGDDPRDRALPGVPGGLARQLVGFCVVGVLSTLFYLALYSLFRVGLGPQTANGGALLVAAVANTAANRRLTFGVRGRGGAVRHQAQGLVVFAIGLALTSGSLAALGAATGSPSHGTELAVLIAANLAATVLRFLLFRAWVFPDRRADPRTDDMRNTR, encoded by the coding sequence CTGCCGGCGAGAGAGCATCTCCTGGCCGGCGAGGCCGGCGAGGCCGGCGAGGCTGATGCGGCCGGTGTCCCCGTGCTCGACGTCGTGGTCCCCGTCCACAACGAGGAGCAGGACCTCGAACCCTGCGTCCTGCGCCTGCACGACCATCTGGCCCGCACCTTCCCGTACCGCTTCCGTATCACCGTCGCGGACAACGCGAGCACCGACCGCACGCCCCAGGTGGCGGCGGCCCTCGCCGCGGCCCTCCCGGAGGTGCGGTCGTACCGGCTGGAGGAGAAGGGGCGCGGCCGGGCGCTGCGTACCGTGTGGTCGCACTCCGACTCCCCGGTCCTCGCCTACATGGACGTCGACCTCTCCACCGACCTCAACGCGCTGCTCCCGCTGGTCGCCCCCCTGATCTCGGGCCACTCCGACCTGGCCATCGGTTCGCGGCTGGCGTGCGGTTCGCGGGTGGTGCGCGGGTCGAGGCGGGAGTTCATCTCGCGGGCCTACAACCTCATCCTGCGCTCGTCGCTGGCAGCCCGCTTCAGCGACGCCCAGTGCGGATTCAAGGCCGTACGGCGCGAGGTCGCCGAACGGCTGCTGCCGATGGTCGAGGACACCGGATGGTTCTTCGACACCGAGATGCTGGTGCTCGCGGAGCGGGCCGGGCTGCGCATCCACGAGGTGCCGGTCGACTGGGTCGACGACCCCGACTCCAGCGTCCACATCGTGCGGACGGCGACCGAGGACCTGAAGGGCGTGTGGCGGGTGGGGCGGGCGCTGGCCGTCGGCGCGTTGCCGTTGGACCGGCTCGCCCGGCCCTTCGGGGACGACCCGCGCGACCGCGCACTGCCCGGGGTGCCGGGCGGACTGGCCCGCCAACTGGTCGGGTTCTGCGTCGTGGGCGTCCTGTCCACACTCTTCTACCTCGCCCTGTACTCGCTGTTCCGGGTGGGTCTCGGCCCGCAGACCGCCAACGGCGGCGCGCTGCTGGTGGCCGCCGTCGCCAATACGGCGGCCAACCGGAGGCTCACCTTCGGCGTACGCGGCCGGGGCGGCGCCGTACGCCATCAGGCGCAGGGGCTCGTGGTCTTCGCCATCGGCCTCGCGCTGACCAGCGGCTCGCTCGCCGCGCTGGGGGCGGCCACCGGCTCGCCCTCGCACGGCACGGAACTCGCCGTGCTGATCGCGGCCAACCTCGCGGCGACGGTGCTGCGCTTCCTGCTCTTCCGCGCCTGGGTCTTCCCGGACCGGCGCGCCGACCCGCGTACGGATGACATGAGGAACACCCGATGA
- a CDS encoding cell wall metabolism sensor histidine kinase WalK has product MRRPWTLRTRLVVSAVSLIAVVAAVIGSVTAIAFRSYMYGKLDEQLHSIAVRAERPPGPAPLPAGPRGTRTLGFIGGGGQPFGTFGAVIVDGTVTDSKVVEDSGQRAQESAEPLTGAQRAALENALADGLMDGLPDGTDSAGPGAGGEARGIDLPGLGAYRVEAVATSDGHTVLVGIPGDEVSRALTTLILVEVCVTAAGLIAAGIAGAAMVGVALRPLRRVAATATRVSELPLHSGEVALFDRVPDTEADPRTEVGQVGAALNRMLGHVGSALAVRQESETRVRQFVADASHELRTPLASIRGYAELTRRGREDTGPDTRHALGRIESEARRMTGMVEDLLLLARLDAGRPLSYESTDLLPLVVDAVSDARVADRAREVNGVRMADEAREAGGAGQGGGAGHQWRLELPDAPTAVRADPTRMQQVLVNLLANARTHTPPGTTVTVRVLAASAERPRVTLEVRDDGPGIPAELLPHVFERFARGDASRSRGAGSTGLGLAIVRAVVAAHGGRVGVRSEPGRTVFAVELPAGPADAGPGDGAGTRSGAGDSQDGHRLSTPV; this is encoded by the coding sequence GTGCGGAGGCCGTGGACGCTGCGGACCCGGCTCGTGGTGTCGGCCGTCTCCCTCATCGCGGTCGTCGCCGCCGTCATCGGCTCCGTCACCGCCATCGCCTTCCGCAGCTACATGTACGGCAAGCTCGACGAGCAGCTGCACTCCATCGCCGTACGCGCGGAGCGGCCGCCCGGCCCCGCGCCGCTTCCCGCCGGTCCGCGCGGCACCCGGACGCTGGGCTTCATCGGCGGGGGCGGCCAGCCCTTCGGCACCTTCGGGGCCGTGATCGTCGATGGGACCGTCACCGATTCGAAGGTGGTCGAGGACAGTGGTCAGCGCGCCCAGGAGAGCGCCGAGCCGCTGACCGGCGCCCAGCGGGCCGCGCTGGAGAACGCGCTGGCCGATGGGCTCATGGACGGGCTGCCGGACGGGACGGACAGCGCCGGGCCCGGCGCCGGCGGGGAGGCGCGCGGCATCGATCTGCCCGGCCTCGGCGCGTACCGGGTGGAGGCCGTCGCCACCTCGGACGGGCACACCGTCCTGGTCGGCATACCCGGCGACGAGGTGAGCCGCGCCCTCACCACCCTGATTCTCGTCGAGGTCTGCGTCACCGCCGCCGGGCTCATCGCCGCCGGGATCGCGGGCGCCGCCATGGTCGGGGTCGCCCTGCGACCGCTGCGCCGGGTCGCCGCCACCGCGACCCGGGTCTCCGAACTCCCCCTGCACAGCGGCGAGGTGGCCCTGTTCGACCGGGTCCCGGACACCGAGGCCGACCCCCGTACCGAGGTCGGGCAGGTGGGCGCCGCGCTCAACCGGATGCTGGGGCACGTCGGTTCGGCGCTGGCGGTGCGGCAGGAGAGCGAGACACGGGTACGGCAGTTCGTCGCCGACGCCAGCCATGAGCTGCGCACCCCGCTGGCCTCGATCCGCGGGTACGCCGAGCTGACCCGGCGGGGCCGCGAGGACACCGGCCCCGACACCCGCCACGCGCTGGGGCGGATCGAGTCCGAGGCGCGGCGGATGACGGGGATGGTGGAGGATCTCCTGCTGCTGGCACGGCTCGACGCCGGGCGGCCGCTCAGTTATGAGAGCACCGATCTGCTGCCGCTCGTCGTCGACGCGGTCAGCGATGCGCGCGTGGCGGACAGGGCGCGTGAGGTGAACGGGGTGCGCATGGCGGACGAGGCACGTGAGGCAGGGGGCGCCGGGCAGGGGGGCGGGGCCGGGCATCAATGGCGGTTGGAGCTGCCGGACGCTCCCACGGCCGTACGGGCCGATCCGACCCGTATGCAGCAGGTGCTAGTCAACCTCTTGGCGAACGCCCGTACGCACACCCCGCCCGGGACCACCGTCACCGTCCGGGTGCTGGCGGCCTCCGCCGAACGGCCCCGGGTGACGCTGGAGGTCCGGGACGACGGTCCCGGTATCCCGGCCGAGCTGCTGCCGCACGTCTTCGAACGCTTCGCCCGGGGCGACGCGTCCCGCTCGCGCGGCGCGGGTTCCACCGGGCTGGGGCTCGCCATCGTGCGGGCCGTCGTGGCCGCGCACGGCGGGCGGGTGGGGGTGCGTTCGGAGCCGGGGCGCACGGTCTTCGCCGTCGAGCTGCCGGCCGGCCCGGCGGACGCGGGACCGGGCGACGGAGCGGGCACGCGGTCCGGAGCCGGTGACTCACAGGATGGGCACAGGCTCAGCACACCGGTGTGA
- a CDS encoding response regulator transcription factor has product MTTTTSPQGRTELLRPDRSPVRVLVVDDEAPLAELLSMALRYEGWDVRSAGDGAGAVRTARDFRPDAVVLDVMLPDMDGLSVLGRLRREYSDVPVLFLTARDAVEDRIAGLTAGGDDYVTKPFSLEEVVARLRGLIRRSGTAAATVRAESTLTVGDLLLDEDSHEVSRGGDSIHLTATEFELLRFLMRNPRRVLSKAQILDRVWNYDFGGQANVVELYISYLRKKIDAGRTPMIHTRRGAGYLIKPGE; this is encoded by the coding sequence ATGACGACGACGACCTCGCCCCAGGGGCGTACCGAACTGCTCAGGCCGGACCGCAGCCCCGTGCGCGTACTGGTCGTGGACGACGAGGCGCCGCTCGCCGAGCTGCTCTCCATGGCCCTGCGTTACGAGGGCTGGGACGTGCGCAGCGCCGGGGACGGTGCCGGGGCCGTACGCACGGCACGCGATTTCCGCCCCGACGCGGTGGTGCTCGATGTGATGCTCCCCGACATGGACGGCCTGTCCGTCCTCGGCCGGCTGCGGCGGGAGTACTCCGACGTCCCGGTCCTCTTCCTGACCGCCCGGGACGCGGTGGAGGACCGGATCGCGGGGCTCACCGCGGGCGGCGACGACTACGTGACCAAGCCGTTCAGCCTGGAGGAGGTCGTGGCGCGGCTGCGCGGGCTGATCCGGAGGTCGGGCACGGCGGCGGCGACCGTACGCGCCGAGTCGACGCTCACCGTCGGCGATCTGCTGCTGGACGAGGACAGCCACGAGGTGAGCCGGGGCGGGGACTCGATCCACCTCACGGCCACCGAGTTCGAGCTGCTGCGCTTCCTGATGCGCAATCCGCGCCGGGTGCTCAGCAAGGCCCAGATCCTGGACCGGGTGTGGAACTACGACTTCGGCGGCCAGGCCAACGTCGTCGAGCTCTACATCTCGTATCTGCGCAAGAAGATCGATGCCGGACGGACGCCGATGATCCACACCCGGCGCGGGGCGGGGTATCTCATCAAGCCCGGTGAGTAG
- a CDS encoding amidohydrolase family protein, protein MGQERDEVVAFWERLGLPGIIDVHTHFMPERVLRKVWAYFDSAGPLTGMEWPITYRHDEDERLALLRSFGVLRFTSMLYPHKAGMARWLNGWAADFAARVPDCLHTATFFPEEGVETYVREAVEAGARVFKSHLQVGAYDANDPLLEPVWGLLAEAGVPVVMHCGSGPAPGAYTGPEPIGRLLARHPRLRLVVAHMGMPEYAEFLALAAAYPEVRLDTTMAFTDFTEGFTPFPPAERARLADLGDRVLLGTDFPNIPYPYVHQLHALERLDLGDAWLRGVCHGNASALFG, encoded by the coding sequence GTGGGGCAGGAACGGGACGAGGTCGTGGCTTTCTGGGAGCGGCTCGGGCTCCCCGGGATCATCGACGTCCATACGCACTTCATGCCGGAGCGGGTGCTGCGCAAGGTGTGGGCGTACTTCGACTCCGCCGGGCCGCTGACCGGCATGGAGTGGCCGATCACCTACCGGCACGACGAGGACGAACGGCTCGCCCTGCTGCGGTCGTTCGGTGTCCTCCGGTTCACCTCGATGCTCTATCCGCACAAGGCGGGGATGGCCCGCTGGCTGAACGGCTGGGCCGCGGACTTCGCCGCGCGGGTGCCCGACTGCCTGCACACCGCCACCTTCTTCCCCGAGGAGGGCGTGGAGACGTATGTGAGGGAGGCCGTGGAGGCGGGGGCCCGGGTCTTCAAGTCGCACCTCCAGGTCGGTGCGTACGACGCGAACGACCCGCTCCTGGAACCCGTCTGGGGGCTGCTGGCCGAGGCCGGGGTCCCGGTGGTCATGCACTGCGGGTCCGGGCCCGCCCCGGGGGCGTACACCGGACCCGAGCCGATCGGCCGACTGCTGGCACGGCACCCCCGGCTGCGGCTCGTGGTGGCGCACATGGGGATGCCGGAGTACGCGGAGTTCCTGGCGCTGGCCGCGGCGTACCCGGAGGTGCGGCTCGACACGACGATGGCGTTCACCGACTTCACCGAGGGTTTCACGCCCTTCCCGCCGGCGGAGCGGGCGCGGCTCGCGGACCTCGGCGACCGCGTCCTGCTGGGGACCGACTTCCCGAACATCCCCTATCCGTACGTCCATCAGCTGCACGCACTGGAGCGGCTGGACCTGGGGGACGCGTGGCTGCGGGGCGTGTGCCACGGGAACGCGAGCGCGTTGTTCGGCTGA
- a CDS encoding DUF2797 domain-containing protein codes for MGWLCTGLRWPGESPELGWRRGDARRVSVLVYGAELGFRAVGERYCVGARGNVCPVGAVVPARSTGARCAECARLDRAHSVAADTIADDPRTYRVYLAWFGPGMVKVGITGEERGAARLREQGAVVFSWLGRGPLMAARRTEELLRAALGVPDRIPYARKRAVRGALPGAAERAAEVAELYGRAVALEGGGWPESLERLPFEAVDQVGVFGLEGAPAAVRAVSALVDGGVVAGRLVAAAGPDLHLAPAGAGAGGVVVLDTRLITGWDLVAAPAAPAAPGASGASTSTAGSLTSAASADPERLVGSEVRVPLIDITGGGVQGGLF; via the coding sequence ATGGGGTGGCTGTGCACCGGGCTGCGGTGGCCGGGGGAGAGTCCCGAGCTGGGGTGGCGCAGAGGGGACGCCCGGCGGGTGAGTGTGCTCGTGTACGGGGCGGAGCTCGGGTTCCGTGCGGTGGGGGAGCGGTACTGCGTGGGCGCACGGGGGAACGTGTGTCCGGTGGGGGCGGTGGTGCCGGCGCGGAGTACCGGTGCGCGGTGCGCGGAGTGCGCGCGGCTGGACCGGGCGCATTCGGTGGCCGCGGACACGATCGCCGATGACCCGCGCACGTACCGCGTCTATCTCGCGTGGTTCGGGCCCGGGATGGTCAAGGTCGGGATCACCGGGGAGGAGCGGGGGGCGGCGCGGCTGCGGGAGCAGGGGGCCGTGGTGTTCAGCTGGCTGGGGCGCGGGCCGTTGATGGCGGCGCGGCGTACCGAGGAGTTGCTGCGGGCCGCGCTGGGGGTGCCGGACCGGATTCCGTACGCGAGGAAGCGCGCCGTGCGCGGGGCCCTGCCGGGGGCGGCGGAGCGGGCCGCCGAGGTGGCGGAGCTGTACGGGCGGGCGGTCGCGCTGGAGGGCGGCGGCTGGCCGGAGTCGTTGGAGCGGCTGCCGTTCGAGGCGGTCGACCAGGTGGGGGTGTTCGGGCTGGAGGGGGCGCCGGCGGCGGTCAGGGCCGTGAGCGCGCTGGTGGACGGCGGTGTCGTCGCGGGGCGGCTCGTCGCGGCGGCCGGACCCGATCTGCATCTGGCGCCGGCCGGGGCGGGCGCCGGCGGGGTGGTGGTGCTGGACACCCGGCTGATCACCGGCTGGGATCTCGTGGCGGCTCCGGCGGCTCCGGCGGCTCCGGGGGCCTCAGGGGCCTCGACTTCCACGGCGGGCTCGTTGACTTCTGCGGCTTCGGCGGACCCGGAGCGCCTCGTGGGAAGCGAAGTACGTGTCCCACTCATCGACATTACGGGCGGCGGCGTGCAGGGTGGGTTGTTCTGA
- a CDS encoding SSI family serine proteinase inhibitor: MLRRLTLTAAISLASLAALSAGAPAATAAGPLSMPIPPLPVFHDLGDGLGNGLGGGLGNGQGAGAGLGRWLDGAGAAEPTRLTVTVSESGDRAADGVFELQCAPTGGSHPQRQQACDRLTQAAGADEELFAPTPADAMCTQMDGGPAAARVVGTWRGRHIDTTVSRSNGCEISRWNRLVPLLPTVK, from the coding sequence ATGCTGCGTCGTCTCACCCTCACCGCCGCCATTTCCCTCGCCTCCCTCGCCGCGCTGTCCGCCGGCGCTCCCGCCGCGACAGCCGCGGGGCCGCTGTCCATGCCGATCCCGCCGCTGCCGGTGTTCCACGACCTCGGGGACGGGCTGGGGAACGGGCTGGGCGGTGGCCTGGGCAACGGGCAGGGTGCCGGGGCCGGGCTCGGCCGCTGGCTGGACGGGGCCGGTGCCGCGGAGCCGACCCGGCTGACCGTGACGGTCTCGGAGTCCGGCGACCGGGCGGCCGACGGGGTCTTCGAGCTCCAGTGCGCGCCGACCGGGGGCAGCCACCCGCAGCGTCAGCAGGCCTGCGACCGGCTGACGCAGGCGGCGGGGGCGGACGAGGAGCTGTTCGCGCCGACACCAGCGGACGCGATGTGCACCCAGATGGACGGCGGGCCCGCCGCCGCGCGTGTCGTCGGGACCTGGCGCGGACGCCACATCGACACGACGGTGAGCCGGAGCAACGGCTGCGAGATCTCGCGCTGGAACAGGCTCGTTCCACTGCTGCCGACGGTCAAGTAG